From a single Methanofollis sp. W23 genomic region:
- a CDS encoding glycosyltransferase family 4 protein → MKILQCVPYYLPYHGGQESYVHNLSKSLIQRGHEVDVITSDYPAVRGMDEIDGVQIFRHRCLARPLRNPLTPGFFHLTREYKDYDLVHTHNEHSTAAIATSLGRMFNDLPVLLTCHGRLIFGDHIRDRLERLYSLTIGWSIFARADGIVVNSVDDRAYVLSIHPHAMDKMFVVHNAVDPRQLDAVPEEPPAGMPSSGFILLYVGRLIRRKGLEWLIRAMATIKKTDPTTDLRCILVGEGEDQDYFTELIRELGVSDSVFLMGAVTQAELVYLYRHADLFVLPSLSEVCPTVVLEAMYFGLPVITTDIPGVRDHFSCCASLVPPRDEQALAEAILTVSGDHALSQRLSRIGQNLVRTKYTWETVSKNYESIYQKVVNGK, encoded by the coding sequence ATGAAGATCCTGCAATGTGTCCCATACTACCTGCCCTACCATGGAGGGCAGGAGTCATATGTCCACAACCTGAGCAAATCTCTCATCCAGAGAGGCCATGAAGTCGACGTGATCACCTCAGACTACCCTGCAGTCCGCGGCATGGACGAGATCGACGGCGTCCAGATCTTCAGACACCGGTGTCTGGCCCGGCCGTTACGCAACCCACTTACGCCCGGTTTTTTCCATCTTACCAGGGAATACAAAGACTATGACCTGGTCCACACCCACAACGAACATAGCACCGCCGCAATCGCCACCTCACTTGGCCGGATGTTCAACGACCTCCCGGTGCTCCTGACCTGCCATGGACGGTTGATCTTTGGAGACCACATCAGGGACCGCCTGGAACGACTCTACAGCCTCACTATCGGATGGAGCATCTTCGCCCGTGCCGACGGGATCGTGGTAAACTCTGTCGACGACCGCGCCTACGTGCTCTCGATCCATCCCCATGCCATGGACAAGATGTTTGTCGTGCATAACGCCGTCGACCCCAGACAACTTGATGCGGTCCCAGAAGAACCGCCGGCAGGCATGCCGTCCAGCGGGTTCATCCTTCTCTATGTCGGGAGACTTATCCGGCGAAAGGGGCTGGAATGGCTGATCCGTGCCATGGCCACCATCAAAAAGACCGACCCCACCACAGACCTGAGATGCATCCTGGTCGGCGAGGGAGAGGACCAGGACTATTTCACCGAATTGATCAGAGAACTCGGCGTATCAGATTCTGTTTTTCTCATGGGGGCGGTGACCCAGGCCGAACTCGTATACCTGTATCGTCATGCCGATCTCTTCGTACTCCCCTCGCTTTCAGAAGTCTGCCCGACGGTCGTCCTTGAGGCGATGTATTTCGGGCTGCCGGTCATCACCACCGACATCCCCGGGGTCCGCGACCACTTCTCGTGCTGCGCCTCCCTGGTCCCGCCGCGAGACGAACAGGCCCTTGCAGAAGCGATCCTGACCGTTTCTGGAGACCACGCCCTCAGCCAGCGGCTTTCCAGGATAGGCCAGAACCTGGTCAGGACAAAATACACCTGGGAGACAGTGTCGAAGAACTACGAGTCGATCTACCAGAAGGTCGTGAACGGGAAATGA
- a CDS encoding glycosyltransferase family 4 protein: MYTTDFPYKRPFNDEIPPGGDYVRSGVGEVVYHLALEMDRKGHDVVISTTSADQDDLHDRYRNIAVLRHGKNFKLAETDISLDYLFHPPDRDADVIHLHAGSPPATIAALRSARQTRTPLVVTHHLDPDRGAGGLARRALLSGYTKLYLQPAFTHSARIIALSDEMIASSPYLGPHLEKVRVIPNGINPAEFQTRSPQVACRTALGLPENDPLVLFFGNLVPRKGLAVLLSAMPAVLRSVPDARLVIAGMTTPFGERLRDTAETLGIADSVIFTGVVREDEKPALYHAADVFVLPSYAEAYPLTVLEAAAAGVPAVVSSIPVFRALVQDGKNGLVSKTGDAKDLAAQVIRVLTNHEEREAMGRQARAGVEGRSWAKVAEQTEALYQEIA; this comes from the coding sequence ATGTATACGACAGACTTTCCCTATAAACGCCCTTTCAACGACGAGATCCCGCCCGGAGGAGACTATGTGAGAAGCGGCGTCGGCGAAGTGGTCTATCACCTGGCCCTGGAGATGGACCGGAAAGGGCATGACGTCGTGATCTCCACCACCTCCGCAGACCAGGACGACCTCCATGACCGGTACCGGAATATTGCCGTCCTCAGGCATGGCAAAAATTTCAAACTCGCCGAAACCGACATCTCCCTGGACTATCTCTTCCACCCCCCTGACAGGGACGCCGACGTCATTCACCTCCATGCCGGGTCACCGCCTGCCACCATTGCCGCTCTCCGCTCGGCGCGACAGACCAGGACACCCCTGGTCGTCACCCACCATCTTGACCCCGACCGGGGGGCGGGGGGGTTGGCGCGGCGTGCACTGCTCTCAGGCTACACAAAACTCTACCTGCAACCCGCCTTCACACACAGTGCCCGCATCATCGCCCTTTCAGACGAGATGATCGCGTCTTCGCCCTACCTGGGGCCGCACCTGGAGAAGGTCAGGGTGATCCCGAATGGGATCAATCCTGCCGAGTTCCAGACCAGGTCGCCACAGGTGGCCTGCAGAACCGCACTTGGCCTCCCTGAAAATGACCCTCTCGTCCTCTTCTTCGGAAACCTCGTGCCGCGGAAAGGTCTGGCAGTCCTGCTCTCGGCGATGCCGGCGGTGCTCAGGTCGGTGCCAGACGCCAGGCTGGTGATCGCCGGCATGACAACACCGTTCGGGGAGAGACTCAGGGACACCGCAGAGACACTGGGGATTGCAGACTCGGTCATCTTCACCGGCGTGGTCAGGGAAGACGAGAAACCGGCCCTGTACCATGCCGCCGACGTCTTTGTCCTCCCCTCGTACGCAGAGGCATACCCGCTTACCGTCCTCGAGGCCGCCGCCGCAGGGGTGCCGGCGGTCGTGAGCAGCATCCCGGTCTTCAGGGCCCTGGTCCAGGACGGAAAAAACGGCCTTGTCTCGAAGACCGGGGACGCAAAGGACCTGGCGGCGCAGGTGATCAGGGTGCTCACAAACCATGAGGAGAGAGAGGCGATGGGGCGCCAGGCACGGGCGGGGGTGGAAGGGAGGTCGTGGGCAAAGGTCGCAGAACAGACCGAAGCCCTGTATCAGGAGATCGCATGA